TGATGGACGCCACGCGCGAGCAGCTGCTCGAGGTCAACGACGTCGGCCCCATCGTCGCCGACAGCGTGCAGCAGTTCTTCGCCCAGCCGCACCACCGCGAGATCGTCGAGCGCCTGCGCGCCGTGGGCATCACCTGGCCCGAAGGCGGCGCCGAGCAGCTGGGCCTCAGGTCGCTGGCCGGCCAGACGCTGGTGCTGACGGGCACGCTGCCCACGATGGGGCGCGATCAGGCCCAGGCACTGATCGAGGCCGCGGGCGGCAAGGTCAGCGGCTCGGTGTCGAAGAAGACGGCCTACGTCGTGGCCGGCGCCGAGGCCGGCAGCAAGCTGGCCAAGGCGCTGGAGCTGGGCGTGACGGTGATCGACGAGGCTGGTTTGCTGGCCCTGCTGAAAGCCGGCGATGCCTGAGGTCACTGTGCATCGCCTGGCAGTGCGGGGTGGCGAGAGCTGCGCCAGGTTGCCATTTCTTCGGAGGCAGAACCATGACCGTTCGCGAGATCCTCAAGATGGGCGACCCGCGCCTGCTGCGCGTGGCGCAGCCGGTGCGGCAGTTCGACACCCCCGAGTTGCACGCGCTGGTGGCCGATCTCTTCGACACCCTGCACGCCGCCCAGGGCGCTGGCCTGGCGGCGCCGCAGATCGGGGTGGACCTCCAGCTGGTGATCTTCGGCTTCACGCAGAACCGGCGCTACCCGGACCGCGAGCCGGTGCCCGAGACGGTGCTGCTCAATCCGGTGATCACGCCGCTGTCGGATGAGATGGTCGAGGGCTGGGAGGGCTGCCTGTCGGTGCCCGGGCTGCGCGGCCGCGTGCCCCGCCACGCGCGCATCCGCTATGCCGGGCAAGACTTGCGCGGCCGCGCGATCGAGCGCGAGGCCACGGGCTTTCATGCCGTGGTGGTGCAGCACGAGTGCGACCACCTCATCGGCCGTCTGTACCCGACGCGCATGACCGACCTGACCCAGCTCGGCTACACCGAGGTGCTGTTCCCGGGGCTCGCGGCTGCCGACGACGACTGAGAGACTGTCTTTACATCCCACCCCCCGATCCGCGGTCGGCGCAGCGCGGGGCTCGTGCGTTGATGTCGGCATGGACCTGCATCACTTCCCGGCGCGCCGGTGGGCGCGCGTGGGCCGTGGCGGCGTCGGCCGCTGGATCGTCGACGCCGCGGCCGCCATCGCCCGGTGGCTGGCCTTCGGCACGGCGCTGCTGGGGCTGGCCG
The genomic region above belongs to Ideonella sp. WA131b and contains:
- a CDS encoding peptide deformylase, with the protein product MTVREILKMGDPRLLRVAQPVRQFDTPELHALVADLFDTLHAAQGAGLAAPQIGVDLQLVIFGFTQNRRYPDREPVPETVLLNPVITPLSDEMVEGWEGCLSVPGLRGRVPRHARIRYAGQDLRGRAIEREATGFHAVVVQHECDHLIGRLYPTRMTDLTQLGYTEVLFPGLAAADDD